Proteins co-encoded in one Acipenser ruthenus chromosome 3, fAciRut3.2 maternal haplotype, whole genome shotgun sequence genomic window:
- the LOC117394813 gene encoding atypical chemokine receptor 4-like has translation MEYMEEEYFEYYNYNESYSLDNYHTICIKEDVRNFGKVFLPIFYVLALIIGLAGNALVVAIYTYYKKLKTKTDVYILNLAIADILLLLTLPFWAANAVHGWELGELMCKITSALYVTNFSCGMLFLACISIDRYQAIIEARTGKGKSLVICLFVWMAAVILSLPELIFTTVGEPQDGTRKICHPVYPTSMARPTKATIQILEILFSFGIPFIVMLFCYTKVAHALIRTPNIKKWRAFKVLLAVVGVFILTQLPYNIVKLCRTVDLLYYFLSSCETSKRFDIANQITESIALFHSCLNPIVYTFVGVSIKNHILKFLKSFSNRQRRNWENVTEISLNSHSNSENTCTFSI, from the coding sequence ATGGAATACATGGAAGAGGAATATTTtgaatattataattataatgaaaGTTATAGTTTGGACAATTATCATACAATTTGTATTAAAGAGGATGTCAGGAATTTTGGGAAAGTCTTCCTACCTATCTTTTATGTACTGGCCTTAATAATTGGACTTGCAGGGAACGCCCTAGTGGTGGCCATTTACACCTATTATAAGAAGCTGAAGACCAAGACAGATGTGTACATCCTGAATCTGGCCATAGCAGATATTCTGCTTCTCCTGACCCTTCCCTTTTGGGCGGCAAACGCTGTCCATGGTTGGGAGCTGGGGGAACTAATGTGCAAGATTACCTCAGCTTTGTATGTCACAAACTTCAGCTGTGGCATGCTCTTCCTCGCCTGCATTAGTATAGACCGATACCAAGCCATAATCGAAGCCCGAACTGGAAAGGGCAAAAGCCTGGTCATCTGTTTATTTGTCTGGATGGCTGCAGTCATCCTAAGTCTCCCTGAGCTTATCTTTACCACTGTGGGTGAACCTCAGGATGGAACTAGGAAGATATGTCACCCTGTGTACCCTACGAGTATGGCTCGGCCAACCAAGGCAACTATCCAGATCTTGGAGATACTTTTCAGCTTTGGGATCCCTTTCATAGTCATGTTGTTCTGCTACACAAAAGTGGCTCACGCTCTTATAAGAACCCCAaacattaagaaatggagagcTTTCAAGGTGTTGCTGGCAGTTGTGGGTGTGTTCATTCTGACCCAGCTACCGTACAACATTGTAAAGCTCTGCCGGACAGTAGACTTGCTCTACTACTTCTTAAGTTCCTGTGAAACCAGCAAAAGATTTGACATTGCCAACCAGATAACAGAGAGCATTGCCCTTTTCCACAGCTGCCTCAACCCTATCGTGTACACCTTTGTGGGTGTCTCCATCAAAAACCACATTCTGAAATTCTTAAAGAGCTTCAGTAATCGTCAAAGAAGAAACTGGGAAAACGTCACAGAAATTTCATTGAATTCCCATTCCAACTCTGAAAACACCTGTACTTTTTCAATATAG